The proteins below come from a single Vitis vinifera cultivar Pinot Noir 40024 chromosome 9, ASM3070453v1 genomic window:
- the LOC100266914 gene encoding auxin-responsive protein IAA18 isoform X1 — MEGCSRKDEVCPQLLDLISKDREWVLKSGEGRSHGSPEEKKLELRLGPPGEDWTIKDNTNNNNYRERDESLRYLRYLSSMASMTHNCSNNNNNSNIINNTTTSCGKRGFLETVERNTGEEGWIMNSNGNQNQKQAANNTNNNGVLPSPWSSSGYQVKTQQQQQQTKASFLQFQSSPPVITKESSQPCCTKVVDLQNTEKKAFSPASANTAVPNSSQKRSAPTAVVGWPPIRSFRKNLASSSSSKPANESQDVVPNKIASEKPVEVGKKGLFVKINMDGVPIGRKVDLTAYDSYEKLSSAVDELFRGLLAAQRDSSAGGIQTKHEEEKTITGLLDGSGEYTLVYEDNEGDRVLVGDVPWHMFVNTVKRLRVLKSSELSALCLGSSKQEKAPLDSALK; from the exons ATGGAGGGGTGTTCAAGGAAGGATGAGGTATGTCCACAGCTGCTAGATTTGATCTCCAAAGACAGAGAATGGGTTCTGAAGAGTGGTGAAGGGAGAAGCCATGGCTCTCCAGAGGAGAAAAAGCTTGAGCTGAGGCTTGGTCCTCCAGGTGAGGACTGGACCATCAAAGATAACACCAACAATAATAACTACAGAGAAAGGGACGAATCCCTTCGGTATCTCAGGTACTTATCTTCCATGGCCTCCATGACCCACAACTgcagcaacaacaacaacaacagtaATATCATCAACAATACCACCACTTCTTGTGGAAAGAGAGGTTTCCTAGAGACAGTTGAGAGGAACACAGGAGAGGAAGGTTGGATCATGAATAGCAATGGAAACCAAAACCAGAAACAAGCTGCTAATAATACCAATAATAATGGTGTGTTGCCCTCTCCCTGGTCTTCTTCAGGTTACCAGGTTAAGACCCAACAGCAGCAACAGCAGACAAAAGCTTCATTTCTTCAGTTCCAATCAAGCCCTCCTGTTATTACAAAGGAATCCTCACAGCCCTGTTGCACTAAAGTAGTAGACTTGCAGAATACAGAAAAGAAGGCATTTTCACCAGCTTCTGCAAATACAGCTGTGCCCAACAGCTCTCAGAAAAG atctGCGCCTACTGCAGTTGTGGGGTGGCCTCCAATTCGATCATTTAGGAAGAATCTTGCAAGTAGTAGCTCTTCGAAACCGGCTAACGAGTCCCAAGATGTGGTCCCAAACAAGATTGCGAGTGAAAAACCGGTCGAAGTTGGCAAAAAGGGTCTTTTTGTGAAGATCAATATGGATGGAGTTCCAATTGGGAGGAAGGTGGACCTTACAGCATATGACAGCTATGAAAAACTTTCATCTGCTGTTGATGAGCTATTCAGGGGCCTTCTAGCAG cTCAAAGAGATTCCTCTGCTGGTGGAATCCAGACCAAGCATGAGGAAGAGAAAACTATTACTGGTTTGCTCGATGGGAGTGGCGAATATACGCTTGTTTACGAGGATAACGAAGGAGACAGAGTCCTTGTTGGGGATGTCCCATGGCA CATGTTCGTGAACACGGTGAAGAGGTTGCGCGTGTTGAAGAGCTCTGAACTTTCTGCTCTATGCC TTGGTAGCAGCAAGCAAGAAAAGGCACCACTTGACTCTGCATTGAAATGA
- the LOC100266914 gene encoding auxin-responsive protein IAA26 isoform X2: MEGCSRKDEVCPQLLDLISKDREWVLKSGEGRSHGSPEEKKLELRLGPPGEDWTIKDNTNNNNYRERDESLRYLRYLSSMASMTHNCSNNNNNSNIINNTTTSCGKRGFLETVERNTGEEGYQVKTQQQQQQTKASFLQFQSSPPVITKESSQPCCTKVVDLQNTEKKAFSPASANTAVPNSSQKRSAPTAVVGWPPIRSFRKNLASSSSSKPANESQDVVPNKIASEKPVEVGKKGLFVKINMDGVPIGRKVDLTAYDSYEKLSSAVDELFRGLLAAQRDSSAGGIQTKHEEEKTITGLLDGSGEYTLVYEDNEGDRVLVGDVPWHMFVNTVKRLRVLKSSELSALCLGSSKQEKAPLDSALK; encoded by the exons ATGGAGGGGTGTTCAAGGAAGGATGAGGTATGTCCACAGCTGCTAGATTTGATCTCCAAAGACAGAGAATGGGTTCTGAAGAGTGGTGAAGGGAGAAGCCATGGCTCTCCAGAGGAGAAAAAGCTTGAGCTGAGGCTTGGTCCTCCAGGTGAGGACTGGACCATCAAAGATAACACCAACAATAATAACTACAGAGAAAGGGACGAATCCCTTCGGTATCTCAGGTACTTATCTTCCATGGCCTCCATGACCCACAACTgcagcaacaacaacaacaacagtaATATCATCAACAATACCACCACTTCTTGTGGAAAGAGAGGTTTCCTAGAGACAGTTGAGAGGAACACAGGAGAGGAAG GTTACCAGGTTAAGACCCAACAGCAGCAACAGCAGACAAAAGCTTCATTTCTTCAGTTCCAATCAAGCCCTCCTGTTATTACAAAGGAATCCTCACAGCCCTGTTGCACTAAAGTAGTAGACTTGCAGAATACAGAAAAGAAGGCATTTTCACCAGCTTCTGCAAATACAGCTGTGCCCAACAGCTCTCAGAAAAG atctGCGCCTACTGCAGTTGTGGGGTGGCCTCCAATTCGATCATTTAGGAAGAATCTTGCAAGTAGTAGCTCTTCGAAACCGGCTAACGAGTCCCAAGATGTGGTCCCAAACAAGATTGCGAGTGAAAAACCGGTCGAAGTTGGCAAAAAGGGTCTTTTTGTGAAGATCAATATGGATGGAGTTCCAATTGGGAGGAAGGTGGACCTTACAGCATATGACAGCTATGAAAAACTTTCATCTGCTGTTGATGAGCTATTCAGGGGCCTTCTAGCAG cTCAAAGAGATTCCTCTGCTGGTGGAATCCAGACCAAGCATGAGGAAGAGAAAACTATTACTGGTTTGCTCGATGGGAGTGGCGAATATACGCTTGTTTACGAGGATAACGAAGGAGACAGAGTCCTTGTTGGGGATGTCCCATGGCA CATGTTCGTGAACACGGTGAAGAGGTTGCGCGTGTTGAAGAGCTCTGAACTTTCTGCTCTATGCC TTGGTAGCAGCAAGCAAGAAAAGGCACCACTTGACTCTGCATTGAAATGA